The genomic interval GTACGCCCCCACCCATTGCAACTATTGCACAGCATGTGATTATTCCAAAAATGACCGCTTATAACCCAAACGCCTGTTTCTCTGGGCGTCCTGCATTTTGTGCGGTAACCTCACCCCTGCTGATCTCCGCTAGgacatctcattttatcttcttccttGTAGGCACCGCCATCGCAAATTATCTCGCTGACTTCTTATCCGTATTTCCCTGAAGGCCCCTCGCACATACAGAGACTCAGATGGAAACTTTAGGGAAGTGGAGGCCTCATCTGTGTTGTGTGTTAAGGTATTGTCAGGACCGAGTATGGAGTGCTAGCAATTTCTCATTGTTGTTCtgtaaagtaatatatatatatttctgtaaaataatatatatatataacatcctTTAAAAGAATTATTAGTAAGTGACATCCTTTCAACGCTTTGTTTTGTTATGGGATCTGGCTGCAGTGCCTTTGCAGCCCTGTGGCTCCGGTAAGCCAGGCTGTGTACAGACCTGGGTCTCTCCTTCCcgctcctgggcctcagtttccccactcgGTAAGGAAGATGCCAGGTGAGGCTGAGCTGGGCATCATCCAGCGGGGCGGGAGTGGCCCGGGCTCCACTAGACCTGGCCGCCCAGCGCCCCCTTGCGGCCGCCTGCGCCCCGGCGCCCTGCCGGCCCAGCCGCGGTGTTACACCGACAGCGGCCCCCCAGTGCCCTTCCGGCGCCTGCGTTtctcattccccccaccccccatctcgGATCTCGTGAGATCTCGGGCTTACCCGAACCCAATCCGAGGTCGCCAAACCCGAACGCCGCTCTCTGGGGTGGCGACTCTTTTCCCATGCGGGCGAAAAACCCGGCCCCGCCTTGCTCCCTAACCTGTGGAACTAGAGGCGGAGGTCCCGTTTCCAGCCGATCGGGAAGAAGAGTACTTCCGGGGGTTGGAGCGCACGTGTCGAGGCGAGTGTGGGGTCGCTTCCGGATACGTTTCCCTTGGGTCTGATGAGTTGGTGGCTACCCCGACCCTGAGCTCGGTTGGCAGAGCCCGGAGCCGGGGACAACGCGCCTTGAATGGGCGCAGGGGGCCGGGCCCGGGGAGGGCGGGGGCGCGCTGTGTGCCCCTGGTCTAGGCGTGGACGTCGTGCTCGGCTCAGGCCCTCGGTGATGCCGGGATGGTGAAGGCCAAGGTGCCCACCCCCCAGGCCGCCCCCGGCCACCCCGTGGCTGAGCCAGGGCTCGTCCAGAAGCTAGCccgcaagaagaaaaagaagagaaggttcTGGAAGAACAGAGCGCAGGAAGTACACAAGAAACCGGGAAGCGACTCCAAGGTGGTGCTGCGCCCTCCGAGGGCACCGGCGGACTTTTCCCAGAACTGGAAGGCGCTGCAGGAGGTAAGGAGGGTAGGGGCGGGGGCTCGTTTCCCTAGCTACGTAGATGGGAAACAGGAGAAGGACTCATGGACAAGCAGATAGCACGCCCTTGGCATAGAGGGTCTGAGCGACACGCAAGGCTTTTTAAGTTAGGTAATAGTTGATGACAGCTGCCCCAATTGCTGAGCTCTTAAAACGTCAGACAGCGCCGTATGATCTAGTCTAGTGTGTGTTCTTATTGACAGTCATTCCGACCCTGTGAAGTAGcccccccctccctttttatCACCTCCcctctacagatgaggaaacgggtCTGGAAAGGTTAAATGACGCAGGATTGCGGCCCGGTCTGCAGAACCGAGAGTCTGACGCTGCGTCCCTGCTCTGAACACCGGTTGCACCCACCGCCATTTCCGGCACCAGGGGGCAGGCCAGCATCTCTGCCAGGTGCTCAGGTGCTGGTCCGTGTGCTTCACTCATAGattctccctccccacctgccttggagtttgttgttattgttgctgttcgctagataaggaaattgaggcagaGAACCAGGAACTTGGCCCGAGGTCACAAAGCTGGTACGTGGCAGGCTGGGGCGCAGAGTTACACATTCGGGCGTGAACGTGTGCTCTTGGCGACTGCTGACCTCCAGAGTCTGTGCTGCACTTTTCTGGAGCCTCGGAGTGAGCAAGAGGACAGAGAATAGCTTCTTGAGCCTCTTCACATGTCCCATGGCTATCTTGGGGTGGGGGGTCCTAACTTTCCCGTCTTGACAAACAGGACTGAATAAATTCTCACGGGCAGCCCCTGGGTTCTGTCTGATTTCTGGACCTGTAACTCTACCTCTTCATCTCAAGAAAGTGAAGCAAAGTTGAGCAGAAAGGATGCTTGTTGTGGGAAGAACCTTGAGTTTTCTCCCGAGAGCATTAAGGTAGATCAGCCCGAGACCTTCACAGCTGTAGCCGATCAAGGCTTGGAGGTGGTTTCCAGGCACCAGATTGTTGGCCTTACCTGGGAGGAGGTAACAAAATGAACGTGAAGACAGGTTGTACAGCATTCCCTCGGGCTTAGAGAGAAATAGCGTCTGTTTAATCATTTATCAGGTCCTTAAGATGTAGTCTGTGAGTTTGAAATTTTGTAGGAATAAAGGAAGTATGTCAAGTATGTGGATATGATTGGTTTGTGTGTGATGACCAAATTAAAGTTCCCATGTATTTTATTCTGGGTCCTGTCAGCTGCTGAAACAAAAATCCCAGGTCCCGGAAAAGCCTCTTGCTATCTCTCAGATGAATTCCACAAAGCAGCCCCAAGTTGTCCGACGGCACAGAAAAGCGAAAGGAGATGAGGTGGGGACAGAAACAACAGATGAGGTGTCCACGGCAGGCCCTGCTCCTCCAGGATCTCTGCCCGACGGGAAGGTGCCAGCTCCTCCAGGGTCTCTGCCCAGCGGGAAGGTGCCAGCTCCTCCAGGGTCTCTGCCCAACGGGAAGGTGCCAGCACCGCCCACGAAGGCCAGCAGAGCAGGACACAGTGAGAGAGAAACCAAGAAAAGGACAAATGGTGACATTTCTCCAAAACCAGGGGACATCAAACATAAGAAGCGGAAAGCGAAGGAGGAGACTGCAGCCCTGACTTTGGCCCTGCCCACCGAGTAAGTGCTGGCGGTCTCTGGCCTGAGGCTCAGCCGGGGCGACTGGCATAGCCTTCTCCGCCATCGAGCCGCAGCCAGCCTCAGTCATCCTGACGGCTGAGGACAGAGTCACAGTGACGAAGCCCTGTCTCTGAAGGGGGGCCGAGGCTGGGCCTCCACAGCCCCCCCGCCACGTTGCCCTGATGCGGTCTGGTTCTGTGCTCGTTCTCTGTTTCCCTGAGGATGCAGGCAGCGTGAGGGAGGGCCTGTTTCACGCTGCTGTGTCTGGGCCCAGAGCAGAGCTGGCTACTTAGTAGCCCGCAGTAGCTGAAGCCAGGAAGACCAAGTTTGAAGCCCATTTCTGCATCGTGATAGTTGGATGTGTGGGGCGAGTTCCTGACGAAcgctccctgggcctccctgtggTCCTGTGCTGTTGGCGGGGCAGGTCTCAGAGATGGGACATGCTGGCTGAGCGCCTGGTGGTTACTGAACAGACCCTGTGAGGGTCACTCACATGGGGAGGACCAGGCCTCAGTGGCCACCTCTGAATAGCTCAACCAGTGGCGGTGTGTTTGTGAGTCAGGGTCTCTGTCTGCCTGTCGCTGGGTCTTGAGGACAGTTGCTGAGGGGTGCAGGAAAGAACGGTCCGAGTGCCTACCTGTGTCCCCATGGCAGGGACGCCGCCTGCAAACAGAGCAGTCTCCTCAGGCCCTCCCGGCTAAGGCTGATGGTCGAGTAGGGGAGCCAGATGATGAACTGAAATTATTTCAGTGATTCAGCAAGTGTGGTCCGGGAGGAGCAAGTCCACACGGGTCAGAAAGAGATCCCTAAGGAAAGGACATGTAACCTGAACCTGAAAGACACATTCCCTGGGCAGACACTCACATCCCTGCGTGGGCGCTGGAGTCGAGCGAGGGCTGCTGGGTCCTGCTCTTGGCGGGGTTCTCTTTATTGGTATCGCCCGAGAGTTCCACATGCAAGCATGTTCCTTTGTGATTCGACAGGAAACAGCATAGTCGTTAAACCTCGCTGGAGGGTTACGTTCCGTTTTATTTGTAGTTCCTAAGTTTCGGATAATGAGCTTATTTTCTAGTTATAGAGAAAAGGGGTGAAAGAAAAGTTAGGGCATCTCCACTAACCGTGCGGTCAGCCTGTCCCCTTTGACTTTTAGACAAGACATCTGGTTCGATGATGTTGACCCAGCGGATATCGAAGCGGCCATGGGCCCCGAGGCAGCCCAGATAGCGAGGCGACAGCTGGGTCAGAGGGAGAGCCGCgtgacgctggagaaggagggGGCCTTCCGGGGGTACGTGGCTCTGCCCGGGGGGCGGGCGGGGCCCTTCACGGGGAGCTGCCCCTTTGCCCCAGCTGCACTGGGCGGGCGCCTCCTGGGGCCGCAGAGCGGATCCGCTCCCAGTGCCGAGTCCGGGGTCCTGCGGTGCTGATTAAATGCGAGCCTTGTCCCCTTCAGCCTGACAAAAGCTCTGGCCATGGACTGTGAGATGGTGGGCGTGGGCCCCACGGGGGAGGAGAGTGTCGCCGCCCGCGTGTCCATTGTGAACCAGTTTGGGAAGTGTGTCTATGACAAGTACGTCAAGCCGACCCAGCCAGTGACTGACTACAGGACGGCGGTCAGCGGGATCCGGCCGGAGCACCTCAAGCAGGGTGGGTCACTCCCGGCTCATGAGCTGAGAAGGGACGGCGGGGACTGGCTTCACTCCTCTTGGTCCCTTCTCTGGGGCATCCCCCATAGCAGGAGCCCTGGTGGTCTGGCCCCCGGGGAACTGCTCTTCGTACGGCTCTCACCCCGTGTCTTCGCCACCGAGCCGAAGCCCAGACACTGTCCCTGAATTGCTCTGTGCCACTTGGCAGCCGGGACCAGGGTGGAGGCCAGagcgggggtgggaggtgagacAGGGTCTTCTGGGTCTTTATCACGACTTTGGGAAGACATGGGAAGGTCGTGAGCAGTGAGTGAGGGGCCTGGTCTGGCCCGGGTTCTAGCAGGTTCCGTCTGGCTGTGGTTGTTGGACTCTGGGCCATGAGGGCGGACGTAGGAAGATGAGGCATGAGCTAGCCAGGAGGTGGCTGTGAGGTGACAGCTAGCCAGGAGGTGGCTGTGAGGTGACAGCGTGTGGCCCGCTCCAGACCCGCTGAGGGCCGAGGCCGTGGGGTTTGCTGAtgggctggctgtgggaggaacaGTGAGGCCCCGGATGTGAGGTGGCAGACTGGGGGAGAGACTAGGGTCACGGTCACAGTTGCTGACgggctggctgtgggaggaacaGTGAGGCCCCGGGTGTGAGGTGGCGGAGTGGGGGAGAGCCTAGAGCCTAGGTCACTGCCACTGCTGTGCGAGGGGACGGCCCCAGGGTCCCTGTCCTCTGCACCTCTCGGGTTCTGTGCACACACGACACGAGGTGGCCCCAGCCTGCCCACCCTGCTGGGTCGGGGCAGGCAGAGTCACGGGGGGTGGCCCCCGAGGGTCTGCTGTGAGAGAGCAGGTCAGCTGCCCGGGAGGCCGAGGGCCAGAGCTGCGCTCCCCGCCGTCTGCGGCCAAGGACCGCTCTGTTGCTCTCTCCAGACGGAGGGACATAAAGCACAGCCTGGCTTCTTAGCAGAGTCGGTGTCAGCGGGCTGGGCCTCCGGCCTGTCTTCCTCCATGTGGGGCACAGGGCCCTGCACTGGCCAGTGGTGGGAGGGCCACAGGGACCAGGGGTGGCTGACAGCACGTCCCAGGTCAGAACTGAGCCTGCCGGGCCCTGCAGTCCGACCAGGGCTGGGCCGGATTCACTGTCACTCAGAACCACCTCGGTTTGTTTTCAGGAGAAGAATTTGAAGTCGTTCAGAAGGAGGTGACGGAGATGCTGAGGGGCCGCATCCTTGTCGGGCATGCGCTGCACAACGACTTGAAGGTGCCGCCCGCACACTCTGccccaggggtgggggcagcccGGGTCTGAACCCCCCGCCCATACACTCTGCCCCAGGTGTGGGGGCAGCCCGGGTCTGAGCCCTCTGCCCGTACACTCTGCCCCAGGTGTGGGGGCAGCCCGGGTCTGAGCCCGCCGCCCGCCAGGGCCTCGTGGGGAAGAGGGGTTACAGCTACAAACCACAAATGACAGTGACCGTTACTGTTTTTTCTCCTAGGTACTCTTTCTTGATCACCCCAAAAAGAAGATCCgggacacacagaaatacaagcCCTTCAAGACTCACGTGAAGGTACTGGTGTGGCCGGGCTGCGTTAGCTCTGCGCCCTGGTGCTGACTCATGGCCGAAGGACTGGTGTGGTCTTGTTTTTCCTTGAATGGAATTAAAAGGACCTTGGAAAGGAGAGCTCTGAATGCCCTTAAAAGTTCACATGGCCGAGGACCGGTTATTTCCACCTCTGATCTCCGAGGCGACCAGCAGAGGGTGCTCCCCCCCATGTCCCACCCCCCACTGTGGGCTCACGGGTGCCACTAGCTGCGGGTGCTCCCAGGGAGGGTCCTTGGGGCTGGGCCTGTGCCCCGGCTCAGGCAGCACCCACAGGGCCTCCACCCCACGCAGTGTGCCCCCTCCTCTGTCCCGCAGACTGGAAGGCCGTCCCTGAAGTTGCTGGCGGAGAGAATCCTGGGGGCCCGGGTGCAGCAGGCGGAGCACTGCTCGGTACGTGTCCTGCCCTGAGTCCCTGGGGCTGGGCCAGCCCTGACCGTGGGCTGGCAGGCGTGGCGGGCCTGGGCGACCGAGCAGCGGCTTACAAAGGGTTCAACTCTAGACGTTTATGTTGAACTAATTAGCACACTAATAAACGTAATTATTTGGAGAAAAAGTCCTCGATCTACACTGAAGGCCACTGTCAGTGCGCTGCAGCCTTCAGCCCTTGGGCCTTCTGCCTGTCGTGGgccccagcatcagcctcagagcCCGCTGTCCCTGCACCAGCGTTCCTAATGCTCGTTGCCGTCGCAGGCCTCTCACAGGCGCTGTTCGGGTCCTTCTGTGGCGCGGCGAGGGTGCTCCGCTGGAGGCCGCCCCGCTGGCTTCTTCCTCCGCCCCGGTGCCTGGTGCTCGGGCTCGGGAGCTGTGGGGTTGACTGTCGGGGTCGTGCGTGTCACCCGCTGGGTCAGTCACAGGGTGTTCCGTGTCGCCTAGGTCCAGGACGCCCAGGTGGCAATGAGACTCTACGTCACGGTGAAGAAGGAATGGGAGCGCGCGGCCCAGGACCGGCGCCCGACCGCCAGCGCCCCGGTCGCCAGCGCCCCGGCCACCAGCGCCCCGGCCACCAGCGGGAACGGCGCTCCACCTCTCCCTCCGCCCCGCGGCTGCGTCTCTGTCCCCAGGCACTTGTGACCAAACCACGGGACAGATTGGGTCTCTCCAGGGGTGACCGCATCGTGGCAGCAGGGGACGAGGGCATACCCTGCTGAGAACAGCCTCTTTGACTTTTCCGTCAGACCGGGTCCTGCCCTGGGGTCCGGGCCACGGACAGGGGCTGTCGTCCTGGGCGTAGGTGGCTGAGGGCCGTGGGGACCCATGTGGAATCGCCTGGCCGAGCACCAGCATCAGGACAGGAGTTGGGGCCGCGCCTGCACCCTCCTGTCACCGCTCCTGTGGCAGCGCACTTCGCTGGGGTTGACCCCACCCCAGGGCAGGGAGCACCCAGCTGTCCACTGGGTCTCGGCATCTTCCTCGGACGGGGGCCCAGACCGCTGTCTGCAGCTGCCTCTGGACTAGGCTTCCCACGGTggcattcttttctttccccacccctcaccaCCTGCCACGTTTAAACTCCACGTTGGAACCCATGGTGTGGCCGTGTCGGCTGGGGCAGCGATAATAGTTACTCCCCAAGGCGGTGCCCCTCCCGTGCTGGGACTGACATGCCAACCTCGGGTGATTCAAGCTGCAAGAGTGGGTTTCCGTGGGCAACCTGGCCCAGGGCCTCTGTGGGAACAGGCATGGGAGCAGCGGGTCACGAAGCCCAAGGCTCTTCCCCGTCTCCTGAGGTACAGAAAGGTCCAGACACACTAAGGACAGGATTGAACATAAATGAGGTTTTTATTTGACGCGGAGCCAGTGGAGTCTGTGTGTTCCCCTGTTCAGAATGGTCTGGGGGTGCTGCTGTGTACATgccgccactgcctggccagggctgaggggtGTGGAGAGGGTGGAACCCAGTACCTCAGCCCCCGGGCAGCCCTACCCCCCAGGAACTGGCCTGTGCTGTCACGAAGGCGGATGCACACACACCAAGCCCTGCAGGAAACACCCTCAGTGGGCAGCTGGGAGGCAGGGGAGCAGGTGCGGGGCGGGGGGGTGATGCTTCCTCAGGCTGAGGCTGGCGGACCCCCGACAGAGCAGGGTAGCTGGGCCTTCTCCAGTCTCAGGAGCACCCTTTCTGCATAAGACACCAGCTCCTGGGAGGACAGGACAAGTGGGTCACTCCATGGACTGTCCACTGTGAAGAGGTCCCGTTACCTCTTGCCTTTAGTAATGGCAGACAGGTAGGGTTAGTAAAACTACACACAGGTTGGGTCTAACCTGTGGCAgtgcagttgataaagcgtcgacctggaaagctgaagttgctggttcaaaccctggggcttacccagtcaaggcacatatggaagttgatgcttcctgctcctcccccttgggtctcccttctcccttctctctctctctctctctctctctctctctctctcctctcaaatgaataaatcttataaaaaaCTACACACAGGagtcttggccggttggctcaatggtagagggtcagcctggcatgtggaagtcctggattcaactactggtcagggcacacaggagtcaCTAATTCTTgccctcttcccctccggcagccatggctcgaatggttcaagcaaagttggccccgggcactgaggatggctccacg from Saccopteryx leptura isolate mSacLep1 chromosome 2, mSacLep1_pri_phased_curated, whole genome shotgun sequence carries:
- the REXO4 gene encoding RNA exonuclease 4 isoform X2, whose amino-acid sequence is MVKAKVPTPQAAPGHPVAEPGLVQKLARKKKKKRRFWKNRAQEVHKKPGSDSKVVLRPPRAPADFSQNWKALQELLKQKSQVPEKPLAISQMNSTKQPQVVRRHRKAKGDEVGTETTDEVSTAGPAPPGSLPDGKVPAPPTKASRAGHSERETKKRTNGDISPKPGDIKHKKRKAKEETAALTLALPTEQDIWFDDVDPADIEAAMGPEAAQIARRQLGQRESRVTLEKEGAFRGLTKALAMDCEMVGVGPTGEESVAARVSIVNQFGKCVYDKYVKPTQPVTDYRTAVSGIRPEHLKQGEEFEVVQKEVTEMLRGRILVGHALHNDLKVLFLDHPKKKIRDTQKYKPFKTHVKTGRPSLKLLAERILGARVQQAEHCSVQDAQVAMRLYVTVKKEWERAAQDRRPTASAPVASAPATSAPATSGNGAPPLPPPRGCVSVPRHL
- the REXO4 gene encoding RNA exonuclease 4 isoform X1, whose translation is MVKAKVPTPQAAPGHPVAEPGLVQKLARKKKKKRRFWKNRAQEVHKKPGSDSKVVLRPPRAPADFSQNWKALQELLKQKSQVPEKPLAISQMNSTKQPQVVRRHRKAKGDEVGTETTDEVSTAGPAPPGSLPDGKVPAPPGSLPSGKVPAPPGSLPNGKVPAPPTKASRAGHSERETKKRTNGDISPKPGDIKHKKRKAKEETAALTLALPTEQDIWFDDVDPADIEAAMGPEAAQIARRQLGQRESRVTLEKEGAFRGLTKALAMDCEMVGVGPTGEESVAARVSIVNQFGKCVYDKYVKPTQPVTDYRTAVSGIRPEHLKQGEEFEVVQKEVTEMLRGRILVGHALHNDLKVLFLDHPKKKIRDTQKYKPFKTHVKTGRPSLKLLAERILGARVQQAEHCSVQDAQVAMRLYVTVKKEWERAAQDRRPTASAPVASAPATSAPATSGNGAPPLPPPRGCVSVPRHL
- the REXO4 gene encoding RNA exonuclease 4 isoform X3, with product MTQDCGPVCRTESLTLRPCSEHRLHPPPFPAPGGRPASLPGAQLLKQKSQVPEKPLAISQMNSTKQPQVVRRHRKAKGDEVGTETTDEVSTAGPAPPGSLPDGKVPAPPGSLPSGKVPAPPGSLPNGKVPAPPTKASRAGHSERETKKRTNGDISPKPGDIKHKKRKAKEETAALTLALPTEQDIWFDDVDPADIEAAMGPEAAQIARRQLGQRESRVTLEKEGAFRGLTKALAMDCEMVGVGPTGEESVAARVSIVNQFGKCVYDKYVKPTQPVTDYRTAVSGIRPEHLKQGEEFEVVQKEVTEMLRGRILVGHALHNDLKVLFLDHPKKKIRDTQKYKPFKTHVKTGRPSLKLLAERILGARVQQAEHCSVQDAQVAMRLYVTVKKEWERAAQDRRPTASAPVASAPATSAPATSGNGAPPLPPPRGCVSVPRHL
- the REXO4 gene encoding RNA exonuclease 4 isoform X4; protein product: MNSTKQPQVVRRHRKAKGDEVGTETTDEVSTAGPAPPGSLPDGKVPAPPGSLPSGKVPAPPGSLPNGKVPAPPTKASRAGHSERETKKRTNGDISPKPGDIKHKKRKAKEETAALTLALPTEQDIWFDDVDPADIEAAMGPEAAQIARRQLGQRESRVTLEKEGAFRGLTKALAMDCEMVGVGPTGEESVAARVSIVNQFGKCVYDKYVKPTQPVTDYRTAVSGIRPEHLKQGEEFEVVQKEVTEMLRGRILVGHALHNDLKVLFLDHPKKKIRDTQKYKPFKTHVKTGRPSLKLLAERILGARVQQAEHCSVQDAQVAMRLYVTVKKEWERAAQDRRPTASAPVASAPATSAPATSGNGAPPLPPPRGCVSVPRHL